In Spartobacteria bacterium, the following are encoded in one genomic region:
- a CDS encoding signal recognition particle protein — translation MMFDTLTQSLQGTFKKLRGYGKLTEKNIQDALREVRLALLEADVNYKVAKDFIAAVKEQCLGEDVLNSVTPGQQMIKRVHDEMIRLLGSEQSRLDQSEKPSKIMMIGLHGAGKTTTSGKLARNLKESGKKVTLVACDIRRPAAVDQLKILAEQVGVGFVTPQAGETVPDIGKRAMKEAAREGTDWLIFDTGGRFQIDEELVQELKELRSAVKPRNVLLVLDAAMGQESVDVATKFNEALGLTGLILTKLDGDARGGAALSVQSVARCPILYTGVGEHLDNLEPFFPDRMASRILGMGDVISFVEKAQGAFDVSQLEKMETQLKKKNMDLEDFLAQLQQMKKLGPLENLLDMMPNAGKISGDMKKKMAGQSESELKKAEAIIQSMTPYERRKPQLLNGSRRKRIAKGSGTTVSDINGLLKRFKDAQKMMKKMKNMQKGLLRFAK, via the coding sequence GACGCTTTGCGTGAGGTGCGCCTGGCACTGCTCGAAGCGGACGTAAATTATAAGGTCGCCAAGGATTTTATCGCGGCAGTGAAGGAACAGTGTCTGGGAGAAGATGTACTGAACAGTGTTACGCCCGGTCAGCAGATGATTAAACGCGTGCATGATGAAATGATTCGTCTGCTGGGCAGTGAACAAAGCCGGTTGGATCAGTCAGAAAAACCATCGAAAATCATGATGATCGGTTTGCACGGAGCCGGCAAGACCACGACGTCGGGCAAACTGGCGCGTAACTTGAAAGAATCTGGTAAAAAAGTGACGCTGGTTGCCTGCGATATTCGCCGTCCCGCCGCTGTGGATCAATTGAAGATTCTCGCCGAACAGGTGGGCGTCGGTTTTGTGACGCCGCAGGCAGGCGAGACGGTTCCTGATATCGGAAAACGGGCGATGAAAGAGGCGGCGCGCGAGGGGACGGACTGGCTTATTTTCGATACCGGCGGCCGTTTTCAGATTGACGAGGAACTGGTTCAGGAATTGAAAGAACTGCGAAGTGCTGTTAAACCCCGCAATGTGCTGCTTGTTTTGGATGCTGCCATGGGGCAGGAGTCCGTGGATGTCGCGACTAAATTTAATGAGGCACTGGGGCTGACAGGATTGATTTTGACGAAACTGGATGGCGATGCCCGAGGCGGTGCCGCGCTTTCCGTACAATCCGTGGCCAGATGTCCGATCCTCTATACGGGGGTGGGCGAGCATCTGGATAATCTGGAGCCGTTTTTCCCGGATCGTATGGCGTCCCGAATTCTCGGTATGGGCGATGTGATTTCTTTTGTTGAAAAAGCGCAGGGCGCCTTTGATGTCTCGCAGCTGGAAAAAATGGAAACCCAGCTCAAAAAGAAAAATATGGATTTGGAGGATTTCTTGGCCCAGCTGCAGCAGATGAAAAAGCTTGGGCCGCTGGAGAACCTGTTGGATATGATGCCCAATGCGGGGAAAATTTCCGGTGATATGAAAAAGAAAATGGCCGGACAGTCTGAATCTGAATTGAAAAAGGCTGAGGCCATTATTCAGAGTATGACACCGTATGAGCGACGCAAACCCCAGCTTTTGAATGGGAGTCGACGTAAGCGCATTGCCAAAGGAAGCGGGACAACTGTTTCTGATATCAATGGACTGCTTAAGCGTTTTAAGGACGCGCAGAAGATGATGAAGAAAATGAAAAATATGCAAAAAGGGTTGCTTCGGTTCGCAAAGTAA